A window of Komagataeibacter medellinensis NBRC 3288 contains these coding sequences:
- a CDS encoding response regulator transcription factor, with translation MTVPPETNRPEPPPPAHARETMPRILLVEDDSKIAQEVIEELESRNYHVQHEVSGAAGLDMGLNAHFDVMVVDRMLPELDGLSLIETLRERRVHVPVLVLSALSAVDDRVSGLKAGGDDYLTKPFAMEELAARLEALLRRPDNSRHTMLRAGPLEMDLIERTVMREGVLIELLPREFRLLEYLMRRPNQVLTRNMLLEDVWNYRFIPQTNLVDVHIGKLRRKIDENGKPALIQSIRGAGFMLRVS, from the coding sequence ATGACCGTTCCACCCGAAACCAACCGTCCCGAACCGCCCCCTCCGGCCCATGCGCGAGAAACCATGCCGCGCATCCTTCTTGTGGAGGATGACAGCAAGATCGCGCAGGAAGTGATCGAGGAACTGGAAAGCCGCAACTATCATGTTCAGCATGAGGTCTCGGGTGCGGCCGGGCTGGACATGGGCCTGAACGCGCATTTCGATGTGATGGTCGTGGACCGCATGTTGCCCGAACTGGACGGGCTGAGCCTGATCGAAACCCTGCGTGAGCGCAGGGTGCATGTGCCGGTGCTGGTGCTGTCCGCGCTTTCGGCGGTGGACGACCGGGTGAGCGGGCTGAAGGCGGGTGGCGATGACTACCTGACCAAGCCCTTCGCCATGGAGGAACTGGCCGCACGTCTGGAAGCCCTTCTGCGCCGCCCCGACAATTCGCGCCACACCATGCTGCGCGCCGGCCCGCTGGAGATGGACCTGATCGAGCGCACCGTCATGCGCGAGGGCGTTCTGATCGAACTCCTGCCGCGAGAGTTCAGGCTGCTGGAATACCTCATGCGCCGCCCAAACCAGGTGCTGACGCGCAACATGCTGCTTGAAGATGTGTGGAACTACCGCTTCATTCCCCAGACCAATCTGGTGGACGTGCATATCGGCAAGCTGCGTCGCAAGATTGATGAGAACGGCAAGCCTGCCCTGATCCAGAGCATCCGGGGTGCGGGGTTCATGCTGCGTGTTTCGTAA
- a CDS encoding DNA recombination protein RmuC has translation MSDMSVSPIVWIGMLCAAISCLLVFVVLRRLSLMAGQGTDEDLLGRLCVMVERETAARVAENEVQRARMAEIERALSTRLDQRHQEMTETFNRIARMMGRDLSEMRVAQSESLREMAEEGRRHSDELRAAVSERLHQAVEKQMQTSFQRVLEQIGAMQKAMGEVSAMTAQVGDLKRLFSNVKTRGGWGEAQLRSILDDVLPEGAYETNRRLRDDSREVVEFAVRMPVRASVPPVLAIDSKFPTEAYERLLQAVDDCNPDAERAARRALETTLRMEARKIATKYIVPPITVEFAVLYLPTDGLYAEVARIPGLLDEIGRSYRVIVMGPGLMPAMLRTIHLGYVTLALERRTDDIARLLGATRQEMLRMDGVLEKLARNASAMSSSIDEARRRTGLVTRRLRELDVDTRDAPAPGGLAGDDVTRDWMEEGPAGTRQAEH, from the coding sequence ATGTCCGATATGTCCGTATCCCCCATTGTGTGGATTGGCATGCTGTGCGCGGCCATATCGTGCCTGCTTGTGTTTGTGGTTCTGCGCCGCCTCTCCCTCATGGCGGGGCAGGGGACGGATGAAGACCTTCTGGGCCGGCTGTGCGTGATGGTCGAGCGCGAGACCGCAGCCCGCGTGGCGGAGAATGAGGTCCAGCGCGCCCGCATGGCCGAGATCGAGCGCGCGCTGTCCACCCGCCTTGACCAGCGCCACCAGGAAATGACGGAAACCTTCAACCGTATCGCGCGCATGATGGGGCGCGACCTGTCGGAAATGCGCGTGGCCCAATCCGAATCCCTGCGCGAGATGGCGGAAGAAGGCAGGCGGCATAGCGACGAACTGCGTGCCGCCGTGAGCGAACGCCTGCACCAGGCGGTGGAAAAGCAGATGCAGACCTCCTTCCAGCGCGTGCTGGAGCAGATCGGGGCCATGCAGAAAGCAATGGGCGAGGTTTCGGCCATGACCGCGCAGGTGGGCGACCTCAAGCGCCTGTTTTCCAACGTCAAGACCCGGGGTGGCTGGGGGGAGGCGCAATTGCGCAGCATACTTGATGACGTGCTGCCCGAAGGTGCCTACGAGACCAACCGCCGCCTGCGCGATGACAGCCGCGAGGTGGTGGAGTTTGCCGTGCGCATGCCCGTGCGTGCCAGCGTGCCGCCTGTGCTGGCCATCGATTCCAAATTCCCGACCGAAGCCTACGAGCGCCTTTTGCAGGCAGTCGATGACTGCAACCCCGATGCAGAGCGCGCCGCCCGTCGCGCGCTGGAGACCACGCTGCGCATGGAAGCGCGCAAGATTGCCACCAAGTATATCGTCCCGCCCATAACGGTAGAATTCGCAGTGCTGTACCTGCCTACCGACGGGCTGTACGCGGAAGTGGCGCGCATTCCTGGTCTGCTGGATGAGATCGGCCGCTCCTATCGCGTGATCGTGATGGGGCCGGGGCTGATGCCGGCCATGCTGCGTACCATCCATCTGGGCTATGTCACGCTGGCGCTGGAGCGGCGGACCGATGACATTGCCCGCCTGCTGGGCGCAACCCGGCAGGAAATGCTGCGTATGGATGGCGTGCTGGAGAAACTGGCGCGCAATGCCTCCGCCATGTCCTCCTCTATTGATGAGGCGCGCAGGCGCACCGGTCTGGTCACGCGCAGATTGCGGGAACTGGATGTGGACACGCGGGATGCGCCCGCACCCGGCGGCCTGGCCGGTGATGACGTGACCCGTGACTGGATGGAAGAAGGCCCGGCCGGTACCAGGCAGGCTGAACACTAA
- a CDS encoding dicarboxylate/amino acid:cation symporter — protein MPEQSRPRPQGQSAPGRSLRLLLRSLYVQVIIAVVAGVALGHFCPDTAVALKPLGDAFIRLVKMVIPPVIFLTVVTGVASLSDLGQAGRLAGKAMVYFLIFSTLALVVGMVVANIVRPGAQIHANPATLDTHAVAAYTAKAQAHSFGDFLLNIIPDTVVSAFVSGDILQVLLVAILFSISLSHMGTRGQAILVLLRQLTQLVFGVVRLVMYAAPIGALGAMAFTIGRFGVGAVLNLAILVLTFYATAALFVLVILGMVARWNGFRITALLGYLREELLIVLGTSSSESALPSLMTRLENAGCAPSVVGLVVPMGYSFNLDGTNIYMALSALFIAQATDVHLGLAQQVSLLLVAMVSSKGAAGVTGAGFVTLAATLAVVPDVPVAGMGLILGIDRFMSECRSLTNIIGNAVATIVLARWEGALDTDRLEAALAGRLDDEQALTPVMPATQRAPAAPPTIH, from the coding sequence ATGCCCGAGCAATCGCGGCCCCGCCCGCAAGGCCAGTCCGCGCCTGGCCGATCGCTGCGATTGCTACTGCGCAGCCTGTATGTGCAGGTCATCATTGCAGTAGTGGCGGGTGTGGCACTGGGGCATTTCTGCCCCGACACGGCGGTGGCGCTCAAACCGCTGGGCGATGCGTTCATCCGCCTGGTCAAGATGGTGATCCCGCCGGTCATCTTCCTGACCGTGGTGACGGGCGTGGCCAGCCTGTCGGATCTGGGACAGGCTGGCAGGCTTGCGGGCAAGGCGATGGTGTATTTCCTCATCTTCTCCACACTGGCGCTGGTTGTGGGCATGGTGGTGGCCAACATCGTGCGCCCCGGCGCACAGATCCACGCCAACCCTGCAACGCTCGATACCCATGCGGTAGCCGCCTATACGGCCAAGGCACAGGCGCATTCCTTCGGTGATTTCCTGCTCAACATCATTCCCGACACGGTGGTCAGCGCCTTCGTGTCGGGCGATATCCTGCAGGTGCTGCTGGTTGCCATCCTGTTCAGCATCAGCCTGTCGCACATGGGGACAAGGGGGCAGGCCATACTGGTCCTGCTCAGGCAGTTGACCCAGTTGGTGTTTGGCGTGGTACGGCTGGTCATGTACGCTGCCCCCATCGGGGCGCTGGGGGCCATGGCGTTCACCATCGGGCGCTTTGGCGTGGGTGCTGTGCTCAACCTTGCCATCCTGGTGCTCACATTTTACGCTACCGCCGCCCTGTTCGTGCTGGTCATACTGGGAATGGTCGCACGGTGGAACGGTTTCCGCATTACCGCGCTGCTGGGTTACCTGCGTGAGGAACTGCTGATCGTGCTGGGCACGAGTTCGTCCGAATCAGCGCTGCCCAGCCTCATGACCCGGCTGGAAAATGCAGGCTGCGCGCCGTCGGTGGTGGGGCTTGTGGTGCCGATGGGCTATTCCTTCAACCTTGATGGCACCAACATCTACATGGCGCTCTCCGCCCTGTTCATTGCGCAGGCAACCGATGTGCACCTTGGCCTGGCCCAGCAGGTCAGTCTTCTGCTGGTCGCCATGGTCAGTTCCAAGGGCGCCGCTGGTGTAACCGGGGCCGGGTTCGTTACCCTCGCTGCCACCCTCGCCGTGGTACCCGACGTGCCGGTGGCGGGTATGGGGCTGATCCTGGGTATTGACCGTTTCATGTCCGAATGCCGTTCGCTAACCAACATTATCGGCAACGCGGTGGCCACCATCGTACTGGCCCGGTGGGAAGGTGCGCTGGATACAGACCGCCTGGAAGCCGCCCTTGCGGGCCGACTGGATGACGAACAGGCCCTGACCCCCGTCATGCCCGCCACACAGCGCGCACCCGCAGCGCCTCCCACCATCCACTAG
- a CDS encoding sensor histidine kinase: protein MFRNELFRTATFRLTLAVVAAMIGSAALQFFFGYSQASVFEARRSDILLLREASILQREPSAVLEQQVRDRATDDLRVIMNVTTLFDAEQHYIVGDQHTWPTGLVADGRVHVIGPEATGGGSSTVLRMVALRVPGDRYLVLGRSRHMRTELRLMMRHSMLVSIVPTVLFALITGIILSHRALSRVKEMHEAIDRIMEGDLHERLPAGRQNDDLQRLAASVNRMLDRLEQLLDEIRDVGNDIAHDLRTPLTRVRARLDRALSAGHSAEALRNVIGRTIDDLDQSFAIITALLRIGEIENGRRRAGFGTVALGALMADIVDLYEPIAETKGITLSCDEGEGAIQVQGDRDLLIEVLANLVDNAIKFTPEGGRVAIRASMREQCAIMQISDTGIGIPAGERKAVTGRFYRSDKSRHIPGSGLGLSLVSAILALHHARLDITPTRLHDSLPGATMRIIFPPQGMGMPIN from the coding sequence GTGTTTCGTAACGAGCTGTTCCGTACCGCCACCTTCCGCCTGACACTGGCGGTGGTGGCGGCCATGATCGGTTCGGCGGCGCTGCAGTTCTTCTTCGGCTACAGCCAGGCCAGCGTATTTGAGGCCAGGCGCTCCGACATTCTGCTGCTGCGTGAGGCGAGCATCCTCCAGCGCGAACCCTCCGCAGTACTGGAGCAGCAGGTGCGTGACCGCGCGACCGATGACCTGCGCGTGATCATGAATGTCACGACCCTGTTCGATGCCGAGCAGCATTATATCGTGGGCGACCAGCATACCTGGCCCACGGGGCTTGTGGCTGATGGCCGCGTGCATGTGATCGGCCCGGAGGCCACGGGCGGCGGGTCTTCGACCGTGCTGCGCATGGTGGCGCTGCGCGTGCCGGGTGATCGCTACCTGGTGCTGGGGCGTAGCCGGCATATGCGCACCGAACTGCGGCTGATGATGCGGCATTCCATGCTGGTCTCGATCGTGCCGACCGTGCTGTTCGCGCTGATTACCGGCATTATCCTCAGCCACCGCGCGCTGTCGCGCGTCAAGGAAATGCATGAGGCGATCGACCGCATCATGGAAGGCGACCTGCACGAGCGCCTGCCCGCGGGGCGGCAGAATGATGATCTCCAGCGCCTTGCCGCCAGTGTCAACCGCATGCTCGACCGCCTTGAGCAACTGCTCGATGAGATACGCGACGTGGGCAATGACATCGCCCATGACCTGCGCACCCCGCTTACCCGCGTGCGTGCACGCCTTGACCGCGCGCTCAGCGCCGGGCACTCGGCCGAAGCGCTGCGTAACGTGATTGGCCGCACCATTGATGACCTGGACCAGTCCTTCGCCATCATTACCGCACTTCTGCGCATAGGCGAGATCGAGAACGGCCGCAGGCGCGCGGGGTTTGGTACGGTGGCGCTTGGCGCGCTGATGGCCGATATCGTGGACCTGTATGAACCCATTGCCGAGACCAAGGGGATCACGCTTTCATGCGATGAGGGAGAGGGGGCGATACAGGTGCAGGGCGATCGTGACCTGCTGATCGAGGTACTTGCCAACCTGGTGGACAATGCCATCAAGTTTACCCCCGAAGGCGGCCGCGTGGCCATTCGCGCCTCCATGCGCGAACAGTGCGCGATCATGCAGATCAGCGACACGGGAATCGGCATTCCGGCAGGGGAACGAAAGGCCGTGACCGGGCGTTTCTACCGCTCGGACAAAAGCCGCCATATTCCCGGTAGCGGACTGGGGCTGAGCCTTGTTTCCGCCATTCTCGCACTCCATCACGCCCGGCTTGATATTACGCCAACCCGCCTGCATGACAGCCTGCCCGGAGCCACGATGCGCATCATCTTCCCACCGCAGGGCATGGGGATGCCCATAAACTAA